A single region of the Garra rufa chromosome 6, GarRuf1.0, whole genome shotgun sequence genome encodes:
- the cracdlb gene encoding uncharacterized protein cracdlb, with amino-acid sequence MESSFGEMDKIGEDLTGRKKSRFKQLKTRLFGRLKKKESEGQIKQSQSASDITVPEGIREGYDSEDEFSFPQGLSSRALSHDSIFIHDQTPSTEPTRVLSQENVHGKIKALQLKLAQQNLHLGPPPMLIPGKRIEDSGTTSEDDGLPCSPPEMSFHERVMHGAVYKYPESQKHLSSLSLAGTGSEEEGDPFQPSSRPLSPVSRPSSQPIISPVSSSTTPTAGVDFSSPAGYMPRLDNSAARHRMSVKPRNQRASTRGKRGPPVSLSPRHRSESISDLDNVLSEEEDETMTSTETVHHCLYPSPTSELTEKPTSPEPTETTPEKSAQDHENPNRAEINFSSQGVEIFKSEESLETEVRATTNPLYLQPVSFGLISSGPPSPSGLLESTPSSREMESLRAHSPIQRHDTNDIQIGTSENLVSGTDKNKSIQEEATFRLYPAPLPHLTKPKIDKRSPPSPKGVTEASTKPWDAGIETAPELVGRTLNAGSSQFLIASAKYRSKTTTETKQIEGHMKQSQGIKTQVNKPNPELQKDEARETKPTEFQNLLHQTQERKSSFRREVPPPIMSKPITGTNRQKPADTTTEHVEIEKLEEPEDRKNAFGVQLRTTSMSLKYRSEVSKIKDETKRYSLESNTVTEVSEEHFGKAETFRNMSESNSKSKPSVPKKLELQNLDSPLAAQDNGRPSIQNTTGASKEVVSEPGWMSLAREKTRAYQPFLGRLVPNQSPVHPTSPTAPPAQPPKPALQPKTQLMTSSLHPMKTASLQTSQRPPTKPAPSGTKDWQDKSRNSTPEDDSTKRAARPTAPAPNSNTEVALSISPEPPTTSSSSQTDVSQQQQQQQQPRPDGAQPSWMELAKRKSLAWSDKTLE; translated from the exons ATGGAATCCAGCTTTGGAGAAATGGACAAAATTGGAGAGGATCTCACAG GAAGGAAGAAGTCGCGTTTTAAACAGCTGAAGACACGTCTCTTTGGCAGACTGAAGAAAAAGGAAAGCGAAGGGCAGATTAAGCAAAGCCAGTCCGCTAGTGACATCACCGTTCCAGAGGGCATAAGGGAAGGCTACGACTCTGAAGACGAGTTTTC GTTCCCACAGGGTCTGAGCTCCAGGGCGCTTTCCCATGATAGCATCTTCATTCACGATCAGACCCCCTCCACAGAACCAACCCGGGTTCTTTCACAAGAAAACGTTCATGGCAAAATTAAGGCCTTACAA TTGAAACTAGCGCAGCAGAACTTACATCTAGGTCCTCCTCCGATGCTGATTCCTGGTAAACGCATAGAGGACTCAGGAACCACTTCAGAGGATGATGGTTTACCTTGTAGCCCACCTGAGATGTCCTTCCATGAGCGAGTCATGCATGGAGCAGTTTACAAG TATCCCGAATCTCAGAAACATCTGAGCTCTCTAAGTTTAGCAGGGACTGGAAGTGAAGAAGAG GGTGATCCTTTCCAGCCATCCTCAAGGCCTCTATCCCCAGTCTCCAGACCATCCTCTCAGCCAATAATCTCTCCCGTCTCATCCTCGACCACACCAACTGCAGGAGTTGACTTCAGTAGCCCTGCAGGTTACATGCCCAGGTTGGATAACTCAGCTGCCAGGCATCGCATGTCAGTCAAACCAAGGAACCAACGAGCCAGTACAAGGGGAAAACGAGGGCCACCG GTATCTCTTTCTCCCAGGCATCGTTCAGAAAGCATCAGTGATTTGGATAACGTTTTGTCTGAGGAGGAAGATGAAACCATGACATCCACAGAGACTGTTCACCATTGCTTGTACCCTTCTCCGACTTCAGAGCTAACAGAGAAACCCACCTCTCCAGAACCTACAGAAACAACTCCCGAAAAGTCAGCACAGGACCATGAGAACCCCAACAGAGCTGAAATCAATTTCTCATCTCAAGGTGTTGAAATCTTCAAGTCAGAAGAGTCTCTTGAAACTGAAGTGAGAGCCACTACAAATCCTCTTTATTTGCAGCCAGTGTCTTTTGGCTTGATCTCCTCAGGTCCACCATCACCTTCAGGACTACTAGAATCTACACCATCATCAAGAGAAATGGAGTCATTAAGAGCCCATTCACCTATCCAGAGACATGATACAAACGATATCCAGATTGGGACGAGTGAGAATCTTGTGTCTGGCACAGATAAAAACAAAAGCATCCAAGAAGAAGCAACATTTAGACTATATCCTGCACCTCTGCCTCACTTAACAAAACCCAAAATAGATAAAAGGAGCCCTCCATCCCCAAAAGGTGTCACTGAGGCCTCGACAAAACCTTGGGATGCTGGAATAGAAACCGCACCTGAACTGGTCGGCAGGACGCTTAACGCTGGATCGTCCCAATTTTTAATTGCATCTGCAAAGTATCGCTCTAAAACGACCACTGAGACAAAGCAAATTGAGGGACATATGAAACAATCTCAAGGAATCAAGACACAAGTCAATAAACCCAATCCAGAGTTGCAGAAAGATGAAGCAAGAGAAACAAAACCAACAGAGTTTCAGAATCTCCTCCATCAAACACAAGAGAGAAAAAGCAGTTTTCGTAGAGAGGTACCACCTCCTATTATGTCCAAACCAATAACAGGAACCAATCGGCAGAAGCCTGCTGATACCACAACAGAACATGTGGAAATAGAGAAACTAGAGGAACCTGAAGACAGGAAGAATGCTTTTGGTGTGCAGCTCCGCACAACCTCCATGTCTCTGAAATATCGCTCGGAGGTTTCCAAAATCAAGGATGAAACTAAACGGTACAGTTTAGAGTCTAATACAGTGACAGAAGTCTCAGAAGAGCATTTTGGGAAAGCAGAAACCTTCAGGAACATGTCTGAAAGCAATTCCAAGAGTAAACCCAGCGTTCCTAAAAAACTAGAATTACAGAACCTGGACTCTCCGCTTGCTGCCCAAGACA ATGGAAGACCGTCTATCCAAAACACAACAGGAGCAAGTAAAGAGGTTGTGTCTGAGCCGGGTTGGATGAGTCTAGCCAGGGAGAAAACAAGGGCGTACCAGCCGTTCTTGGGCAGATTAGTCCCAAATCAGTCACCAGTCCACCCTACATCTCCGACAGCTCCTCCTGCGCAGCCTCCCAAACCagccttacagcctaaaacacaGCTAATGACCAGCTCGCTTCATCCAATGAAAACAGCCAGCCTACAGACCTCACAGAGACCTCCGACAAAACCAGCACCTAGTGGAACAAAAGACTGGCAG GACAAAAGCAGGAACAGTACACCAGAAGATGACTCAACAAAAAGAGCAGCAAGACCCACAGCACCAGCACCTAACAGCAACACAGAAG TAGCACTTAGCATCTCACCTGAGCCTCCAACAACCTCATCATCATCACAAACAGACGTctctcagcagcagcagcagcagcagcagccaaGGCCAGATGGAGCTCAGCCGTCCTGGATGGAGCTCGCCAAGAGGAAGTCTTTAGCCTGGAGTGACAAAACTTTAGAATGA